In Archocentrus centrarchus isolate MPI-CPG fArcCen1 unplaced genomic scaffold, fArcCen1 scaffold_19_ctg1, whole genome shotgun sequence, one DNA window encodes the following:
- the LOC115775593 gene encoding gastrula zinc finger protein XlCGF8.2DB-like, whose translation MSSTQQDQHGARSQEADKPHRRKGGKQYTCDQCGKDFTWKGNLKRHQLIHTGEKPYTCDQCGEDFTQKGNLKRHQLIHTREKPFSCDLCGKSFSLARHLKTHQLIHSGEKPYSCDQCGEDFTQRCHLKRHQLIHTGEKPFSCDLCGKSFSLAGHLKTHQLIHSGEKPYSCDLCGKSFNRAGSLKKHQLIHSGEKPYSCDQCGRAFTDSNSLKRHQVTHSGIKAYSCDYCGKSFSRIESRNTHLLIHTGHDVYSCDQCGKKFGTDQQLQQHMFTHTEERPHKCDLCDTPDRHELLKQELLKRELLKRELLKRELLNRSCSTELLKRELLKHELLQLES comes from the exons atgagttcaacacaacag gaccaacatggagcgagaagtcaggaggctgacaaacctcacagaaggaagggaggaaaacaatacacctgtgatcagtgtgggaaggattttaccTGGAAGGGTAATCTTAAAAGACATCAactcatccacactggagaaaAGCCgtacacctgtgatcagtgtggcgaGGATTTTACCCAGAAGGGTAATCTTAAAAGACATCAACTCATCCACACTCGAgagaagccgttcagctgtgacttgtgtggaaagtcttttagccTGGCTCgacacttaaaaacacaccaactcatccacagtggagagaagccgtacagctgtgatcagtgtggggaGGATTTTACCCAGAGGTGTCATCTAAAAAGACATCAactcatccacactggagagaagccgttcagctgtgacttgtgtggaaagtcttttagccTGGCTGgacacttaaaaacacaccaactcatccacagtggagagaagccgtacagctgtgacttgtgtggaaagtcttttaaccgggctggaagcttaaaaaaacaccaactcatccacagtggagagaaaccgtacagctgtgatcagtgtggcagagctttcACTGACAGTAATAGCTTAAAGCGTCATCAagttacccactctggaattaaggcatacagctgtgactattgtggaaaaagTTTCAGCCGCATAGAGAGCAGAAATACACACCTActcattcacactggacatgatgtgtacagctgtgatcagtgtggcaaaaagtttggaacagaccaACAATTACAACAacacatgtttacccacactgaggagagacctcataaatgtgacctgtgtgat ACGCCTGACAGACACGAGCTGCtcaaacaggagctgctcaaaCGGGAGCTGCTCAAACGGGAGCTGCTCAAACGGGAGCTGCTCAACAGGAGCTGCTCAACGGAGCTGCTCAAACGGGAGCTGCTCAAACACGAGCTGCTTCAACTGGAATCATAA